One genomic window of Octopus bimaculoides isolate UCB-OBI-ISO-001 chromosome 2, ASM119413v2, whole genome shotgun sequence includes the following:
- the LOC106877555 gene encoding uncharacterized protein LOC106877555: MDTEYYKKLALSILENDSFYEKVANYRQQKTLKNLETLILKLGKGLTEKEKDYITNFRCKPSLFYGLPKIHKSQTITNACKKNPGLCINIPTPEDLTLRPIIAGPACETHRLSNFLDIILKPYLKYVKSFIRDDLDILEHLPKTTDEEALLVSFDVINLYTYIPHDYGIEAIKFWLEKHPEALPDRINQTFIIESLKFIPQNNYFIFDTTYYRQKYGIAMGTKAAPVLANLIMGYFESSLYEH, from the coding sequence ATGGACACAGAGTACTACAAAAAGCTAGCACTGTCCATACTAGAAAATGACTCCTTCTATGAAAAAGTTGCAAATTACAGGCAACAAAAAACCTTAAAAAATCTTGAAACTCTAATACTCAAACTCGGAAAAGgcctaacagaaaaagaaaaagactacatTACCAACTTTAGATGCAAACCCAGCCTTTTCTATGGCCTCCCCAAAATTCACAAGAGTCAAACAATTACTAATGCCTGCAAAAAAAATCCAGGCCTGTGCATAAATATTCCAACACCAGAAGACTTAACATTAAGGCCTATTATTGCTGGTCCAGCATGTGAAACACACCGCCTTAGCAACTTTCTCGACATAATACTGAAGCCCTATCTCAAATACGTCAAAAGTTTCATCAGAGACGATTTGGACATACTAGAGCACCTACCAAAAACCACCGACGAAGAAGCTCTATTAGTCTCCTTCGATGTCATCAACCTCTACACTTACATTCCACACGACTATGGAATAGAGGCAATAAAATTCTGGTTGGAAAAACACCCCGAAGCTCTACCGGACCGCATAAACCAGACATTTATCATTGAATCCCTGAAGTTCATCCCTCAAAACAACTACTTCATATTCGATACAACATACTATCGCCAAAAATATGGTATTGCAATGGGTACTAAAGCTGCGCCTGTTCTAgcgaacctaataatgggttACTTTGAATCTTCCCTGTATGAACACTAA